From one Anaerolineae bacterium genomic stretch:
- the ybeY gene encoding rRNA maturation RNase YbeY: MYGEHLPAEELAAIPEERLVSAANLAASLAGLTEPAEMTLVITDDAEVQELNRNYRDVDATTDVLAFAFEEEVGEGGEAFVLPTQSRRYLGDVIISLPQARRQAEAGGHPLASELCLLTVHGTLHLLGHDHAEPAEKARMWALQREVLEKLGCAEAAPQEE; this comes from the coding sequence ATGTACGGGGAGCACCTGCCGGCCGAAGAGCTGGCGGCCATCCCGGAGGAGCGCCTGGTGTCCGCCGCCAACCTGGCCGCTTCGCTGGCCGGCCTGACCGAGCCGGCGGAGATGACCCTGGTCATCACCGATGATGCGGAGGTGCAGGAGCTCAACCGCAATTACCGAGATGTGGATGCGACCACGGATGTGCTGGCCTTCGCCTTTGAGGAAGAGGTGGGGGAGGGTGGGGAGGCCTTTGTCCTCCCGACCCAGTCGCGCCGATATTTGGGAGATGTCATCATCTCCCTGCCGCAGGCGCGCCGGCAGGCGGAGGCCGGCGGACATCCCCTTGCCAGCGAGCTGTGCCTGCTGACGGTGCACGGCACCCTGCACCTGTTGGGGCATGACCATGCGGAGCCGGCGGAGAAGGCCCGCATGTGGGCGCTTCAACGGGAGGTGTTGGAGAAGCTGGGATGCGCGGAGGCCGCGCCCCAGGAGGAGTAG
- a CDS encoding diacylglycerol kinase family protein, protein MPAVGVEEDPRGDRTLGSSFRWAFAGIWYVLRTQRNFRIHLLITAGVVAAGVWLGLSALEWAVIALTIALVLMAEMFNTVAETAIDMVTPRYHPLAKIAKDVAAGAVVVCAIISVIVGLLVLGPRLVQRVLPW, encoded by the coding sequence ATGCCGGCAGTGGGGGTGGAGGAGGACCCGCGGGGCGACCGCACGCTCGGCTCCAGCTTTCGCTGGGCCTTCGCCGGCATCTGGTATGTCCTGCGCACCCAGCGCAACTTCCGCATTCATCTCCTGATCACCGCAGGGGTGGTAGCGGCCGGCGTCTGGCTGGGGCTGAGCGCGCTCGAATGGGCAGTCATTGCCCTGACCATCGCCCTGGTGCTGATGGCCGAGATGTTCAACACCGTTGCTGAGACCGCCATTGACATGGTGACGCCGCGCTATCATCCGCTGGCGAAGATCGCCAAGGATGTGGCCGCCGGCGCTGTCGTGGTGTGCGCCATCATCTCGGTCATCGTGGGTCTCCTGGTGCTGGGCCCGCGCCTTGTTCAGCGCGTACTGCCGTGGTAG